From Garra rufa chromosome 19, GarRuf1.0, whole genome shotgun sequence, the proteins below share one genomic window:
- the LOC141292588 gene encoding E3 ubiquitin-protein ligase TRIM35-like isoform X1: MDSESLQTAFATMIFEGFLNCPVCHDTFINPVFLSCSHSVCEDCLQSFWENESVKECPVCRTPSNEHPPVNLVLKNLCDSYQHKPSRRLLYKRPPVNLTLNNRCERSPRNPSQTFLCERPAPENLPLRNRRERWSQKPSQRSSFGGESVCNLHKEKLKLFCVDDQEPMCLVCRDSRKHINHRFCPVDEAVMDNKFHAQSTERQIKAEFEELHQFLRNEEAARLTALREQEKLKSQIITEDMEETRRHISSLKLTIRDIEEQMKAEDVSFLQNFRATLQRAQRKLPDSEPIPAVTINFSNHLTNLKLNVLQKMRENDGESMHFNTDNSDFQSATDISNDPVIYNEYKHFPRHGGKGKGKTSRKGSQPISWEVQHANLKTPPDPVHTVQLSHDRPQFPKQCPQYETTETMPCSQTNRPTPRKRLTKNNPGNAEDQNPDMQFTGVKDLVKKMNEQMKM; encoded by the exons ATGGACTCGGAATCGCTTCAAACTGCGTTTGCTACAATGATTTTTGAGGGTTTTTTAAACTGTCCAGTGTGTCATGACACTTTTATAAATCCTGTGTTTCTGTCCTGTAGTCACAGCGTCTGTGAAGACTGTCTTCAGAGTTTTTGGGAAAATGAAAGCGTTAAAGAATGTCCAGTTTGCCGAACACCTTCTAACGAACATCCTCCAGTAAATCTGGTTTTGAAGAACCTGTGTGACTCCTACCAACACAAGCCGAGCCGAAGACTTTTATACAAACGTCCTCCAGTAAATCTGACTTTAAATAACCGGTGTGAGAGATCCCCTCGCAACCCGAGTCAAACCTTTTTATGCGAACGTCCTGCTCCAGAAAATCTGCCTTTGAGGAACCGTAGAGAGAGATGGTCCCAGAAACCAAGCCAAAGATCTTCATTTGGAGGTGAAAGTGTCTGCAACCTTCACAAAGAGAAGCTGAAGCTCTTCTGTGTGGATGATCAAGAGCCCATGTGTTTGGTGTGTCGAGACTCCAGAAAACACATAAACCACAGATTCTGTCCTGTGGATGAAGCCGTGATGGACAATAAG TTTCACGCTCAGAGCACAGAGAGGCAGATTAAAGCAGAGTTTGAGGAGCTTCATCAGTTTCTACGCAATGAAGAAGCGGCCAGACTAACAGCGCTGAGAGAACAAGAAAAACTGAAGAGTCAGATAATAACGGAAGACATGGAGGAGACCAGAAGACACATTTCATCTCTCAAACTCACAATCAGAGATATAGAGGAGCAGATGAAAGCTGAGGATGTCTCATTCCTGCAG AACTTTCGTGCCACATTGCAAAG AGCTCAGCGCAAACTGCCAGATTCAGAACCCATTCCAGCAGTGACAATCAATTTCTCAAATCACCTGACCAACCTGAAGCTCAACGTTTTACAGAAGATGAGGGAGAATGATGGTGAAT CCATGCATTTCAACACAGATAATTCTGATTTTCAATCTGCAACTGACATTTCTAATGATCCGGTGATATATAATGAATATAAGCATTTTCCAAGACATGGAGGGAAAGGTAAGGGTAAAACGTCCAGGAAAGGTTCACAGCCGATTTCATGGGAGGTTCAGCATGCAAATCTTAAAACTCCTCCTGACCCGGTCCACACCGTGCAACTAAGCCACGACAGACCCCAGTTCCCCAAACAGTGTCCTCAGTACGAGACGACAGAAACCATGCCATGCAGCCAAACCAATCGTCCCACCCCTCGTAAGAGACTCACGAAAAACAATCCTGGGAACGCAGAGGATCAAAATCCTGACATGCAGTTCACAGGTGTCAAGGATTTAGTAAAGAAAATGAATGAGCAAATGAAAATGTGA